The following coding sequences lie in one Arabidopsis thaliana chromosome 3, partial sequence genomic window:
- a CDS encoding SWIB complex BAF60b domain-containing protein (SWIB complex BAF60b domain-containing protein; CONTAINS InterPro DOMAIN/s: SWIB/MDM2 domain (InterPro:IPR003121), SWIB domain (InterPro:IPR019835); BEST Arabidopsis thaliana protein match is: SWIB/MDM2 domain superfamily protein (TAIR:AT2G35605.1); Has 322 Blast hits to 306 proteins in 73 species: Archae - 0; Bacteria - 9; Metazoa - 1; Fungi - 75; Plants - 216; Viruses - 3; Other Eukaryotes - 18 (source: NCBI BLink).), translated as MSPISKILGGCRTLMAKAVTNATATGAGVDRRGGIHKIFPVSESLARFVGQSEVSFSTAMEKVEQYTDDHNLWNPENIEEILCDDNLKTIFDGQDKVVGVREMTELLLRHFPNVRTMSAKVKATGGGTIEKWGFNDIVKVSEPLARFVGQSEISFDAALRKLLDYAFDHKLVDEGVTLLEFPW; from the exons ATGTCGCCAATTTCTAAGATTCTAGGAGGATGCAGGACACTGATGGCGAAGGCGGTGACTAATGCGACGGCTACCGGCGCCGGCGTTGATAGAAGAGGAGGAATTCATAAGATTTTTCCAGTCTCAGAGTCGCTGGCTAGATTCGTCGGCCAAAGCGAAGTCTCTTTTTCCACCGCCATGGAGAAAGTGGAGCAGTATACCGATGATCACAATCTTTGG AATCCGGAGAATATAGAGGAGATACTGTGCGATGATAACTTGAAGACGATTTTCGATGGCCAAGACAAAGTCGTCGGAGTCAGAGAGATGACGGAGCTTTTGTTGCGACATTTTCCTAACGTTAGAACTATGTCGGCGAAGGTGAAGGCTACCGGTGGAGGTACTATAGAAAAATGGGGGTTCAATGATATTGTGAAAGTCTCAGAGCCGCTGGCTAGATTCGTCGGCCAAAGCGAAATCTCTTTTGACGCCGCCTTGAGAAAATTGCTAGATTATGCCTTTGATCACAAGCTCGTAGATGAGGGTGTTACTCTGCTCGAGTTTCCTTGG TAA
- the XTH11 gene encoding xyloglucan endotransglucosylase/hydrolase 11, translated as MFLTGSGFESQLIYGSGYFNVRIKAPQTTSTGVITSFYLISRSSRHDELCFQILGKNGPPYLLNTNMYLYGEGGKDQRFRLWFDPTKDYHSYSFLWNPNQLVFYVDDTPIRVYSKNPDVYYPSVQTMFLMGSVQNGSIIDPKQMPYIAKFQASKIEGCKTEFMGIDKCTDPKFWWNRKQLSSKEKTLYLNARKTYLDYDYCSDRQRYPKVPQECGSYT; from the exons ATGTTCCTTACAGGGTCCGGGTTTGAATCCCAATTGATTTACGGATCAGGATACTTCAACGTAAGAATCAAGGCACCTCAAACTACGTCTACGGGAGTCATTACTTCCTTCTAT TTAATCTCCCGTTCAAGCCGCCATGATGAGCTCTGTTTCCAGATCTTGGGAAAGAATGGGCCACCGTATTTGCTGAATACGAATATGTATCTGTACGGTGAAGGAGGCAAAGATCAGAGGTTTCGTCTCTGGTTTGATCCAACAAAAGATTACCATTCCTACAGTTTTCTTTGGAACCCTAATCAACTTGT GTTTTATGTTGACGATACACCGATCAGGGTGTACAGCAAGAATCCAGATGTTTACTACCCATCGGTGCAGACAATGTTCCTAATGGGAAGTGTGCAAAACGGATCGATAATTGACCCGAAGCAGATGCCTTACATTGCTAAGTTCCAGGCATCAAAGATTGAAGGGTGTAAGACTGAGTTCATGGGAATAGATAAATGCACTGATCCTAAGTTCTGGTGGAATCGCAAACAGCTAAGCTCTAAAGAGAAGACACTGTACCTAAACGCAAGGAAGACGTACCTGGATTATGACTATTGTTCTGACAGACAGCGATATCCAAAGGTGCCTCAAGAATGTGGAAGTTACACTTAG
- the NPC6 gene encoding non-specific phospholipase C6 (non-specific phospholipase C6 (NPC6); FUNCTIONS IN: hydrolase activity, acting on ester bonds; LOCATED IN: endomembrane system; EXPRESSED IN: 22 plant structures; EXPRESSED DURING: 13 growth stages; CONTAINS InterPro DOMAIN/s: Phosphoesterase (InterPro:IPR007312); BEST Arabidopsis thaliana protein match is: non-specific phospholipase C1 (TAIR:AT1G07230.1); Has 2244 Blast hits to 2129 proteins in 399 species: Archae - 32; Bacteria - 1880; Metazoa - 0; Fungi - 127; Plants - 152; Viruses - 0; Other Eukaryotes - 53 (source: NCBI BLink).) — translation MKPSSASRFSLTFSHFLTLYCLLTQTHVAQGSHQWQSPIKTVVVLVLENRSFDHLLGWMKNSVNPTINGVTGQECNPVPNSTQTICFTSDAEFVDPDPGHSFEAVEQQVFGSGPGQIPSMMGFVEQALSMPGNLSETVMKGFRPEAVPVYAELVKEFAVFDRWFSSIPGPTQPNRLFVYSATSHGSTSHVKKQLAQGYPQKTIFDSLHSNDIDFGIYFQNIPTTLFYRNLRQLKYIFNLHQYDLKFKKDAAKGKLPSLTVIEPRYFDLKGLPANDDHPSHDVANGQKLVKEVYEALRSSPQWNETLLVITYDEHGGFYDHVKTPYVGIPNPDGNTGPAPGFFKFDRLGVRVPTIMVSPWIQKGTVVSEAKGPTESSEYEHSSIPATIKKLFNLSSNFLTHRDAWAATFEDVVSHLTTPRTDCPMTLPEVAPMRATEPKEDAALSEFQGEVVQLAAVLNGDHFLSSFPEEIGKKMTVKQAHEYVKGATSRFIRASKEAMKLGADKSAIVDMRSSLTTRPHN, via the exons ATGAAACCATCATCAGCTTCAAGattttctttaactttctcACACTTTCTCACACTCTACTGTCTTCTCACACAAACACATGTAGCTCAAGGATCTCATCAATGGCAATCACCAATCAAAACCGTCGTCGTTTTAGTGTTGGAGAATCGATCTTTCGATCATCTCTTAGGATGGATGAAGAACTCAGTAAACCCGACAATAAACGGTGTAACGGGTCAAGAATGTAACCCGGTTCCGAATTCTACACAAACTATATGTTTCACTAGTGATGCTGAGTTTGTGGATCCGGATCCGGGTCATTCGTTTGAAGCTGTTGAGCAACAAGTATTCGGGTCTGGGCCGGGTCAGATCCCGTCCATGATGGGTTTCGTTGAGCAAGCGCTTTCCATGCCGGGAAATTTGTCGGAGACTGTAATGAAAGGCTTTAGGCCTGAAGCTGTTCCGGTTTATGCTGAGCTGGTTAAGGAATTCGCTGTGTTCGACCGGTGGTTTTCTTCAATTCCCGGTCCGACTCAACCAAACCGGTTATTTGTCTATTCGGCTACCTCACATGGTTCCACTAGCCATGTCAAGAAACAACTCGCTCAAGG GTATCCACAGAAGACGATATTTGATTCGCTTCATAGCAACGACATCGACTTCGGAATATACTTTCAGAATATTCCGACCACATTATTCTACCGTAATCTCCGACAGCTAAAGTACATTTTCAATTTGCATCAATACGATTTGAAATTCAAGAAAGACGCGGCCAAAGGAAAGTTACCGAGCTTAACCGTAATCGAACCGAGGTATTTCGATCTCAAAGGTTTACCGGCTAACGATGATCACCCGTCGCATGACGTGGCTAACGGTCAAAAGCTGGTTAAAGAAGTGTACGAGGCACTTAGGTCGAGTCCACAGTGGAACGAGACGCTCCTAGTTATAACCTATGATGAGCATGGTGGGTTCTATGATCACGTCAAGACTCCTTATGTCGGTATACCAAATCCCGATGGGAATACTGGACCGGCTCCTGGTTTCTTTAAATTCGACCGGTTAGGTGTTCGTGTTCCTACCATTATGGTTTCGCCTTGGATTCAAAAAGGAACCG TCGTAAGTGAAGCAAAAGGACCAACAGAGAGCTCAGAGTACGAGCATTCATCAATACCAGCGACAATCAAGAAactcttcaatctctcttccaATTTCTTAACACATAGAGATGCATGGGCTGCTACTTTCGAAGACGTTGTATCTCACTTAACCACTCCTCGAACCGATTGTCCCATGACTCTACCTGAAGTTGCACCTATGAGAGCCACTGAGCCTAAAGAAGACGCTGCTCTTTCTGAGTTTCAAGGTGAAGTGGTTCAGCTTGCAGCGGTTCTCAATGGTGATCACTTCCTCAGTAGCTTCCCGGAAGAAATTGGAAAGAAGATGACTGTGAAACAAGCTCATGAGTATGTCAAAGGAGCTACTTCTCGGTTCATTAGAGCTAGTAAAGAGGCAATGAAGCTTGGTGCCGATAAATCTGCTATTGTCGATATGCGATCTTCGCTCACTACACGGCCACACAACTGA
- the NF-YC1 gene encoding nuclear factor Y, subunit C1 (''nuclear factor Y, subunit C1'' (NF-YC1); CONTAINS InterPro DOMAIN/s: Transcription factor CBF/NF-Y/archaeal histone (InterPro:IPR003958), Histone-fold (InterPro:IPR009072); BEST Arabidopsis thaliana protein match is: nuclear factor Y, subunit C4 (TAIR:AT5G63470.2); Has 1348 Blast hits to 1348 proteins in 229 species: Archae - 0; Bacteria - 0; Metazoa - 449; Fungi - 353; Plants - 430; Viruses - 0; Other Eukaryotes - 116 (source: NCBI BLink).), whose protein sequence is MDTNNQQPPPSAAGIPPPPPGTTISAAGGGASYHHLLQQQQQQLQLFWTYQRQEIEQVNDFKNHQLPLARIKKIMKADEDVRMISAEAPILFAKACELFILELTIRSWLHAEENKRRTLQKNDIAAAITRTDIFDFLVDIVPRDEIKDEAAVLGGGMVVAPTASGVPYYYPPMGQPAGPGGMMIGRPAMDPNGVYVQPPSQAWQSVWQTSTGTGDDVSYGSGGSSGQGNLDGQG, encoded by the exons ATGGATACCAACAACCAGCAACCACCTCCCTCCGCCGCCGGAATccctcctccaccacctggAACCACCATCTCCGCCGCAGGAGGAGGAGCTTCTTACCACCACcttctccaacaacaacaacaacagctcCAACTATTCTGGACCTACCAACGCCAAGAGATCGAACAAGTTAACGATTTCAAAAACCATCAGCTTCCACTAGCTAGGATAAAAAAGATCATGAAAGCCGATGAAGATGTTCGTATGATCTCCGCAGAAGCACCGATTCTCTTCGCGAAAGCTTGTGAGCTTTTCATTCTCGAGCTCACGATCAGATCTTGGCTTCACGCTGAGGAGAATAAACGTCGTACGCTTCAGAAAAACGATATCGCTGCTGCGATTACTAGGACTGATATCTTCGATTTCCTTGTTGATATTGTTCCTAGAGATGAGATTAAGGACGAAGCCGCAGTCCTCGGTGGTGGAATGGTGGTGGCTCCTACCGCGAGCGGCGTGCCTTACTATTATCCGCCGATGGGACAACCAGCTGGTCCTGGAGGGATGATGATTGGGAGACCAGCTATGGATCCGAATGGTGTTTATGTCCAGCCTCCGTCTCAGGCGTGGCAGAGTGTTTGGCAGACTTCGACGGGGACGGGAGATGATGTCTCTTATGGTAGTGGTGGAAGTTCCGGTCAAGGGAATCTCGACGGCCAAGG TTAA
- the XTH11 gene encoding xyloglucan endotransglucosylase/hydrolase 11 (xyloglucan endotransglucosylase/hydrolase 11 (XTH11); FUNCTIONS IN: hydrolase activity, acting on glycosyl bonds, hydrolase activity, hydrolyzing O-glycosyl compounds, xyloglucan:xyloglucosyl transferase activity; INVOLVED IN: carbohydrate metabolic process, cellular glucan metabolic process; LOCATED IN: endomembrane system, apoplast, cell wall; EXPRESSED IN: embryo, pedicel, flower, carpel; EXPRESSED DURING: 4 anthesis, C globular stage, petal differentiation and expansion stage; CONTAINS InterPro DOMAIN/s: Xyloglucan endotransglucosylase/hydrolase (InterPro:IPR016455), Xyloglucan endo-transglycosylase, C-terminal (InterPro:IPR010713), Concanavalin A-like lectin/glucanase, subgroup (InterPro:IPR013320), Concanavalin A-like lectin/glucanase (InterPro:IPR008985), Glycoside hydrolase, family 16 (InterPro:IPR000757); BEST Arabidopsis thaliana protein match is: xyloglucan endotransglucosylase/hydrolase 3 (TAIR:AT3G25050.1).): protein MRGSDQKILLMVMVVVAVVAAAQGQEETTGFVTWGNNYYQTWGHQALVINKTSELQLTLDKNSGSGFESQLIYGSGYFNVRIKAPQTTSTGVITSFYLISRSSRHDELCFQILGKNGPPYLLNTNMYLYGEGGKDQRFRLWFYVDDTPIRVYSKNPDVYYPSVQTMFLMGSVQNGSIIDPKQMPYIAKFQASKIEGCKTEFMGIDKCTDPKFWWNRKQLSSKEKTLYLNARKTYLDYDYCSDRQRYPKVPQECGSYT from the exons ATGAGAGGATCTGATCAGAAGATTCTACTGATGGTTATGGTGGTTGTAGCAGTTGTAGCTGCGGCTCAAGGCCAAGAAGAGACTACTGGATTCGTGACATGGGGTAACAATTACTACCAGACATGGGGACATCAAGCTTTGGTTATTAATAAAACCTCTGAGCTCCAGCTCACCCTCGATAAAAACTCTG GGTCCGGGTTTGAATCCCAATTGATTTACGGATCAGGATACTTCAACGTAAGAATCAAGGCACCTCAAACTACGTCTACGGGAGTCATTACTTCCTTCTAT TTAATCTCCCGTTCAAGCCGCCATGATGAGCTCTGTTTCCAGATCTTGGGAAAGAATGGGCCACCGTATTTGCTGAATACGAATATGTATCTGTACGGTGAAGGAGGCAAAGATCAGAGGTTTCGTCTCTG GTTTTATGTTGACGATACACCGATCAGGGTGTACAGCAAGAATCCAGATGTTTACTACCCATCGGTGCAGACAATGTTCCTAATGGGAAGTGTGCAAAACGGATCGATAATTGACCCGAAGCAGATGCCTTACATTGCTAAGTTCCAGGCATCAAAGATTGAAGGGTGTAAGACTGAGTTCATGGGAATAGATAAATGCACTGATCCTAAGTTCTGGTGGAATCGCAAACAGCTAAGCTCTAAAGAGAAGACACTGTACCTAAACGCAAGGAAGACGTACCTGGATTATGACTATTGTTCTGACAGACAGCGATATCCAAAGGTGCCTCAAGAATGTGGAAGTTACACTTAG
- a CDS encoding SWIB complex BAF60b domain-containing protein (SWIB complex BAF60b domain-containing protein; FUNCTIONS IN: molecular_function unknown; INVOLVED IN: biological_process unknown; LOCATED IN: cellular_component unknown; CONTAINS InterPro DOMAIN/s: SWIB/MDM2 domain (InterPro:IPR003121), SWIB domain (InterPro:IPR019835); BEST Arabidopsis thaliana protein match is: SWIB/MDM2 domain superfamily protein (TAIR:AT2G35605.1).): MSPISKILGGCRTLMAKAVTNATATGAGVDRRGGIHKIFPVSESLARFVGQSEVSFSTAMEKVEQYTDDHNLWNPENIEEILCDDNLKTIFDGQDKVVGVREMTELLLRHFPNVRTMSAKVKATGGGTIEKWGFNDIVKVSEPLARFVGQSEISFDAALRKLLDYAFDHKLVDEGVTLLEFPWITKCSKWRIRCDDTLKTILDGKDKVGNKELSSLLMQHFPDSSLHS; encoded by the exons ATGTCGCCAATTTCTAAGATTCTAGGAGGATGCAGGACACTGATGGCGAAGGCGGTGACTAATGCGACGGCTACCGGCGCCGGCGTTGATAGAAGAGGAGGAATTCATAAGATTTTTCCAGTCTCAGAGTCGCTGGCTAGATTCGTCGGCCAAAGCGAAGTCTCTTTTTCCACCGCCATGGAGAAAGTGGAGCAGTATACCGATGATCACAATCTTTGG AATCCGGAGAATATAGAGGAGATACTGTGCGATGATAACTTGAAGACGATTTTCGATGGCCAAGACAAAGTCGTCGGAGTCAGAGAGATGACGGAGCTTTTGTTGCGACATTTTCCTAACGTTAGAACTATGTCGGCGAAGGTGAAGGCTACCGGTGGAGGTACTATAGAAAAATGGGGGTTCAATGATATTGTGAAAGTCTCAGAGCCGCTGGCTAGATTCGTCGGCCAAAGCGAAATCTCTTTTGACGCCGCCTTGAGAAAATTGCTAGATTATGCCTTTGATCACAAGCTCGTAGATGAGGGTGTTACTCTGCTCGAGTTTCCTTGG ATTACGAAGTGTAGTAAATGGCGGATACGATGCGATGATACCTTGAAGACGATACTCGATGGCAAAGACAAAGTCGGAAATAAAGAGCTCTCTTCACTCTTGATGCAACATTTTCCTGACAGCTCTCTTCActcttga
- the XTH11 gene encoding xyloglucan endotransglucosylase/hydrolase 11 (xyloglucan endotransglucosylase/hydrolase 11 (XTH11); FUNCTIONS IN: hydrolase activity, acting on glycosyl bonds, hydrolase activity, hydrolyzing O-glycosyl compounds, xyloglucan:xyloglucosyl transferase activity; INVOLVED IN: carbohydrate metabolic process, cellular glucan metabolic process; LOCATED IN: endomembrane system, apoplast, cell wall; EXPRESSED IN: embryo, pedicel, flower, carpel; EXPRESSED DURING: 4 anthesis, C globular stage, petal differentiation and expansion stage; CONTAINS InterPro DOMAIN/s: Xyloglucan endotransglucosylase/hydrolase (InterPro:IPR016455), Beta-glucanase (InterPro:IPR008264), Xyloglucan endo-transglycosylase, C-terminal (InterPro:IPR010713), Concanavalin A-like lectin/glucanase, subgroup (InterPro:IPR013320), Concanavalin A-like lectin/glucanase (InterPro:IPR008985), Glycoside hydrolase, family 16 (InterPro:IPR000757); BEST Arabidopsis thaliana protein match is: xyloglucan endotransglucosylase/hydrolase 3 (TAIR:AT3G25050.1); Has 1650 Blast hits to 1644 proteins in 223 species: Archae - 2; Bacteria - 196; Metazoa - 0; Fungi - 82; Plants - 1314; Viruses - 0; Other Eukaryotes - 56 (source: NCBI BLink).): MRGSDQKILLMVMVVVAVVAAAQGQEETTGFVTWGNNYYQTWGHQALVINKTSELQLTLDKNSGSGFESQLIYGSGYFNVRIKAPQTTSTGVITSFYLISRSSRHDELCFQILGKNGPPYLLNTNMYLYGEGGKDQRFRLWFDPTKDYHSYSFLWNPNQLVFYVDDTPIRVYSKNPDVYYPSVQTMFLMGSVQNGSIIDPKQMPYIAKFQASKIEGCKTEFMGIDKCTDPKFWWNRKQLSSKEKTLYLNARKTYLDYDYCSDRQRYPKVPQECGSYT, translated from the exons ATGAGAGGATCTGATCAGAAGATTCTACTGATGGTTATGGTGGTTGTAGCAGTTGTAGCTGCGGCTCAAGGCCAAGAAGAGACTACTGGATTCGTGACATGGGGTAACAATTACTACCAGACATGGGGACATCAAGCTTTGGTTATTAATAAAACCTCTGAGCTCCAGCTCACCCTCGATAAAAACTCTG GGTCCGGGTTTGAATCCCAATTGATTTACGGATCAGGATACTTCAACGTAAGAATCAAGGCACCTCAAACTACGTCTACGGGAGTCATTACTTCCTTCTAT TTAATCTCCCGTTCAAGCCGCCATGATGAGCTCTGTTTCCAGATCTTGGGAAAGAATGGGCCACCGTATTTGCTGAATACGAATATGTATCTGTACGGTGAAGGAGGCAAAGATCAGAGGTTTCGTCTCTGGTTTGATCCAACAAAAGATTACCATTCCTACAGTTTTCTTTGGAACCCTAATCAACTTGT GTTTTATGTTGACGATACACCGATCAGGGTGTACAGCAAGAATCCAGATGTTTACTACCCATCGGTGCAGACAATGTTCCTAATGGGAAGTGTGCAAAACGGATCGATAATTGACCCGAAGCAGATGCCTTACATTGCTAAGTTCCAGGCATCAAAGATTGAAGGGTGTAAGACTGAGTTCATGGGAATAGATAAATGCACTGATCCTAAGTTCTGGTGGAATCGCAAACAGCTAAGCTCTAAAGAGAAGACACTGTACCTAAACGCAAGGAAGACGTACCTGGATTATGACTATTGTTCTGACAGACAGCGATATCCAAAGGTGCCTCAAGAATGTGGAAGTTACACTTAG
- a CDS encoding Outer membrane OMP85 family protein (Outer membrane OMP85 family protein; FUNCTIONS IN: molecular_function unknown; INVOLVED IN: biological_process unknown; LOCATED IN: outer membrane; CONTAINS InterPro DOMAIN/s: Bacterial surface antigen (D15) (InterPro:IPR000184); BEST Arabidopsis thaliana protein match is: Outer membrane OMP85 family protein (TAIR:AT3G44160.1); Has 503 Blast hits to 503 proteins in 137 species: Archae - 0; Bacteria - 247; Metazoa - 0; Fungi - 0; Plants - 144; Viruses - 0; Other Eukaryotes - 112 (source: NCBI BLink).) has translation MFHGIKGCMIPMYWWLLGDLDLNGVRNSASSYSGGVNLSKLAVGLDLSEPASSKWSSTTSVKFEVPGHYLLQTLYMCVRLTMTDGRYQRSGRISYNMQNSLLCSGNTHDSMVVLKQESRFAKATDQGLSHFSMQIEQGIPVVSNWLIFNRFKFVASKGVRFGPAFPLASLTGGSIVGDMTPYQAFAIGGLGSVRGYGEVAVGSGRSCLVANTELANKMTEGTIFLDCGTDLGSSRLVPVSSLYLLRTRTIKKLLRHENDKAVAELVSGNPSLRQGKPGFGYGFGYGLRFKSPLGHLQVDYAMNAFNQKTLYFGITNLASST, from the exons ATGTTTCATGGGATAAAGGGTTGTATGATTCCAATGTACTGGTGGCTTTTAGGAGACCTAGACCTGAATGGCGTCCGCAACAGTGCTTCTTCATACAG TGGAGGTGTAAATCTTTCTAAATTGGCTGTTGGTTTAGACTTGAGTGAGCCAGCGAGTTCAAAATGGAGCAGCACAACCAGCGTAAAGTTTGAGGTACCCGGACATTACCTTCTTCAGACATTGTA CATGTGCGTCCGATTAACGATGACGGACGGGCGATATCAGAGATCTGGACGGATTTCCTATAACATGCAG AATTCTCTGCTATGCAGTGGAAATACCCATGACAGTATGGTAGTTTTAAAGCAAGAATCCCGGTTTGCAAAGGCTACTGACCAAGGTCTTTCTCAT TTTAGTATGCAAATAGAACAAGGTATTCCGGTTGTGTCCAACTGGCTTATCTTCAACCGTTTCAAATTTGTTGCATCAAAAGGTGTCAGGTTTGGACCGGCTTTTCCCTTAGCAAG CTTGACAGGTGGTTCAATTGTAGGAGACATGACACCTTATCAAGCATTTGCCATTGGTGGGCTAGGCAGTGTTCGGGGATATGGTGAGGTTGCTGTTGGATCTGGGCGGTCATGCCTTGTTGCTAATACGGAATTGGCG AACAAGATGACAGAAGGGACCATCTTCTTGGATTGTGGAACAGACCTAGGCTCAAGCCGCCTTGTCCCGGTAAGTTCACTTTACCTTCTCCGAACAAGAACCATAAAGAAGTTGTTGAGACACGAAAATGATAAAGCTGTTGCGGAATTGGTTTCAGGAAACCCTTCGCTGAGACAAGGGAAGCCGGGGTTTGGGTATGGATTCGGGTATGGGCTACGGTTCAAGTCTCCATTGGGTCACCTTCAGGTTGACTATGCCATGAATGCTTTCAACCAAAAGACTCTTTACTTCGGTATCACCAATCTTGCTTCATCAACATAG
- a CDS encoding secE/sec61-gamma protein transport protein (secE/sec61-gamma protein transport protein; FUNCTIONS IN: P-P-bond-hydrolysis-driven protein transmembrane transporter activity; INVOLVED IN: intracellular protein transport, protein targeting, protein transport; LOCATED IN: plasma membrane; EXPRESSED IN: 25 plant structures; EXPRESSED DURING: 15 growth stages; CONTAINS InterPro DOMAIN/s: Protein translocase SEC61 complex gamma subunit (InterPro:IPR008158), Protein secE/sec61-gamma protein (InterPro:IPR001901); BEST Arabidopsis thaliana protein match is: secE/sec61-gamma protein transport protein (TAIR:AT5G50460.1); Has 573 Blast hits to 573 proteins in 208 species: Archae - 0; Bacteria - 0; Metazoa - 240; Fungi - 132; Plants - 109; Viruses - 0; Other Eukaryotes - 92 (source: NCBI BLink).) has translation MEAIDSAIDPLRDFAKSSVRLVQRCHKPDRKEFTKVAVRTAIGFVVMGFVGFFVKLVFIPINNIIVGSS, from the exons ATGGAAGCCATTGATTCCGCAATCGATCCTCTCAGAGATTTCGCTAAGAGCAGTGTTCGTCTCGTCCAGCGCTGTCACAAACCCGATCGCAAGG AATTCACGAAAGTAGCTGTGCGTACGGCGATTGGATTTGTGGTGATGGGATTCGTTGGATTCTTCGTGAAGCTCGTTTTCATCCcaatcaacaacatcatcGTTGGATCTTCTTAG